A genome region from Microplitis demolitor isolate Queensland-Clemson2020A chromosome 1, iyMicDemo2.1a, whole genome shotgun sequence includes the following:
- the LOC103569797 gene encoding bolA-like protein 3 isoform X2 translates to MHLINQIINTSIPRQVINANYRNISLLSRVWSGQSGVLAGKQAEEKMTSILRNKFPKAHTIEVNDISGGCGAMFEVNVITSEFNGLSTVKQHRLINDTLKNEIKDMHGIRISTGLPEAS, encoded by the exons ATGCATTTAATAAACCAAATAATAAACACATCAATACCCCGACAAGTTATCAATGCAAATTATCGTAACATTTCg TTACTGTCAAGAGTATGGAGTGGACAATCTGGAGTACTAGCTGGCAAACAGGCTGAAGAAAAAATGACTTCGATactgagaaataaatttccaaagGCGCATACTATTGAAGTTAATGATATTTCTG GAGGATGTGGAGCAATGTTTGAAGTAAATGTAATAACATCTGAATTCAATGGACTGAGTACTGTTAAGCAACACCGACTTATCAatgat acTCTTAAAAACGAGATTAAAGACATGCATGGCATAAGAATCAGCACCGGACTACCAGAAGCTTCATGA
- the LOC103569797 gene encoding bolA-like protein 3 isoform X1 codes for MHLINQIINTSIPRQVINANYRNISKLTGMKRVNKPTTFQLLSRVWSGQSGVLAGKQAEEKMTSILRNKFPKAHTIEVNDISGGCGAMFEVNVITSEFNGLSTVKQHRLINDTLKNEIKDMHGIRISTGLPEAS; via the exons ATGCATTTAATAAACCAAATAATAAACACATCAATACCCCGACAAGTTATCAATGCAAATTATCGTAACATTTCg AAATTAACAGGAATGAAAAGAGTAAATAAACCAACGACTTTCCAGTTACTGTCAAGAGTATGGAGTGGACAATCTGGAGTACTAGCTGGCAAACAGGCTGAAGAAAAAATGACTTCGATactgagaaataaatttccaaagGCGCATACTATTGAAGTTAATGATATTTCTG GAGGATGTGGAGCAATGTTTGAAGTAAATGTAATAACATCTGAATTCAATGGACTGAGTACTGTTAAGCAACACCGACTTATCAatgat acTCTTAAAAACGAGATTAAAGACATGCATGGCATAAGAATCAGCACCGGACTACCAGAAGCTTCATGA